A genomic window from Panthera tigris isolate Pti1 chromosome B4, P.tigris_Pti1_mat1.1, whole genome shotgun sequence includes:
- the TAMALIN gene encoding protein TAMALIN yields the protein MTLRRLRKLQQKEEAAAAPDPAARAPDSEVAPAAPAPTPASGPRAAAASPGAPGDELYAALEDYHPAELYRALAVSGGTLPRRKGSGFRWKNLSQSPEQQRKVLTLEKEENQTFGFEIQTYGLHHREEQRVEMVTFVCRVHDSSPAQLAGLTPGDTIASVNGLNVEGIRHREIVDIIKASGNVLRLETLYGTSIRKAELEARLQYLKQTLYEKWGEYRSLMVQEQRLVHGLVVKDPSIYDTLESVRSCLYGAGLLPGSLPFGPLLAAPGGPRGGARQAGRDADDAVYHTCFFGGAEPPAPPPPPPPPTRAPGRGPAEALASAPRAALSRSASVRCAGPGGGGGGGGGGGGAPGALWTEAREQALCGPGLRKAKYRSFRRRLLKFIPGLNRSLEEEESQL from the exons ATGACCCTACGCCGACTCAGGAAGCTGCAGCAgaaggaggaggcggcggccgcCCCGGACCCCGCCGCCAGGGCTCCCGACTCGGAAGTCGCTCCCGCCGCTCCGGCCCCGACCCCGGCCTCCGGTCCCCGTGCTGCAGCCGCCAGCCCCGGAGCCCCCGGGGACGAGCTGTACGCGGCGCTGGAGGACTATCACCCGGCCGAGCTGTATCGCGCGCTCGCCGTGTCCGGGGGCACCCTGCCCCGCCGAAAG GGCTCAGGATTCCGCTGGAAGAATCTCAGCCAGAGTCCCGAACAGCAGAG GAAAGTGCTGActttggagaaggaggagaacCAGACCTTCGGCTTTGAGATCCAG ACTTACGGCCTTCACCACCGGGAGGAGCAGCGAGTGGAGATGGTGACCTTTGTCTGCCGGGTTCATGACTCCAGCCCTGCCCAGCTGGCTGGGCTCACACCAG GGGACACCATCGCCAGCGTTAATGGCCTGAACGTGGAAGGTATCCGGCATCGAGAGATTGTTGACATCATTAAGGCGTCTGGCAATGTTCTCAG GCTGGAAACTCTGTATGGGACGTCAATCCGGAAGGCTGAATTGGAGGCACGTCTGCAGTACCTAAAG CAAACCCTGTATGAGAAGTGGGGAGAATACAGGTCCCTAATGGTCCAAGAGCAGCGGCTGGTGCACG GCCTGGTGGTGAAGGACCCGAGCATTTATGATACATTGGAGTCGGTGCGCTCCTGCCTGTACGGCGCGGGCCTGCTCCCGGGCTCGCTGCCCTTCGGCCCCCTGCTGGCCGCGCCCGGGGGTCCCCGCGGGGGCGCGCGGCAGGCGGGGCGCGACGCGGACGACGCCGTCTACCACACGTGCTTCTTCGGGGGCGCCGAGCcacccgcgccgccgccgccgccgccgccccccacccgcgCGCCGGGCCGGGGCCCCGCCGAGGCTCTGGCGTCCGCGCCCCGGGCCGCGCTGAGCCGCAGCGCCAGCGTGCGGTGCGCGGGccccgggggcggcgggggcggcggcggcggcggcggcggggcgccGGGCGCGCTCTGGACTGAGGCCCGCGAGCAGGCCCTGTGCGGCCCCGGCCTCCGCAAAGCCAAGTACCGCAGCTTCCGCCGGCGGCTGCTCAAGTTCATCCCCGGACTCAATcgctccctggaggaggaggagagccagcTGTag